A portion of the Apus apus isolate bApuApu2 chromosome 3, bApuApu2.pri.cur, whole genome shotgun sequence genome contains these proteins:
- the LOC127382887 gene encoding T-cell activation Rho GTPase-activating protein-like: MQVGQPEGGHHLEEEELALGSGLWTCPAAAQAPAGSSCSRALFGQPLAALCGEDTLPRPIQELLAVLQREGPREEGIFGRAASGTALRELREALDRGTDVDLGSQPVLLLAATLKDFLRSIPAKLLVSNLYEDWMEAMQKSSKEEKLSGLRAVAEKLPAANLLLLKRLLSLLQHVGHNAATSRMSCSNLAICVGPDLLSPPNEELLPLEALLEVTEKVKVLVEFLIENCGELFGEDLSSPAAEPSPAPMERCRDQQVEEQSSAAVTVDTELQAEALLPAPCSLLSVLQEAGRDTKKVVEPATAEAPLVLPPTGPERSGEGRRGREGTSPDFHDPSNMMDRGLETESASSLRTHG, encoded by the exons ATGCAAGTTGGGCAGCCCGAGGGAGGACATCACCTGGAGGAGGAAGAACTCGCGCTGGGCAGCGGCCTCTGGACATG CCCGGCCGCTGCCCAGGCACCGGcgggctccagctgcagcagggcgCTCTTtgggcagcccctggcagcCCTCTGCGGGGAGGACACGCTGCCCCGGCCCATCCAG gagctgctggctgtcCTACAGCGGGAAGGACCGAGGGAGGAGGGCATATTCGGCCGAGCTGCCAGCGGGACGGCGCTTCGAGAGCTACGGGAGGCCCTGGACCGCGGCACAGACGTCGACCTTGGgagccagcctgtgctgctgctggctgccaccTTGAAG GACTTCCTCCGCAGCATCCCTGCCAAGCTCCTCGTGAGCAACCTCTACGAGGACTGGATGGAGGCgatgcagaagagcagcaaggaGGAGAAGCTCTCAGGGCTGAGAGC GGTGGCCGAGAAGTTGCCCGCAGCCAACCTCCTCCTCCTGAAGCGGCTGctgtccctcctgcagcacGTTGGCCACAATGCAGCCACCAGCCGTATGAGCTGCAGCAACCTGGCCATCTGCGTTGGGCCCGACCTGCTGAGCCCGCCCAacgaggagctgctgccactggaGGCCCTGCTGGAGGTGACCGAAAAG GTGAAGGTGCTGGTGGAGTTCCTGATTGAGAACTGCGGGGAACTCTTTGGGGAGGACctttccagcccagcagccGAGCCCTCGCCAGCCCCCATGGAGAGATGCAGAG ACCAGCAAGTGGAGGAGCAAAGCAGCGCTGCAGTCACAGTGGACACCGAGCTTCAGGCAGAAGCCttgctgcctgccccctgctctctgctcagtgTCCTCCAAGAGGCTGGGAGAGATACAAAGAAGGTGGTGGAGCCTGCAACAGCAGAG GCACCTCTGGTTTTGCCTCCAACTGGCCCCGAGAGGAgtggagaggggaggagaggaagggaagggaccTCACCAGACTTCCATGACCCCTCAAacatgatggacagaggcttagaaACTGaatctgccagctccctcaggacccatggatga